From a region of the Synechococcus sp. PCC 7502 genome:
- a CDS encoding Crp/Fnr family transcriptional regulator encodes MYEPLHLFIQKILPQFAIDWVLVEPLLEARNLRKGEFLFREGETCDFVGLVLKGCLRMFFLKDGKELTLFFHPENHTVGDYQNFRLQQPAYFSCQAIEDAEVLILNKQVIQVLESAPNGQKLLRLIVEYLAFRL; translated from the coding sequence ATGTACGAACCATTACATTTATTTATTCAAAAGATTTTGCCTCAGTTCGCGATTGACTGGGTGTTGGTTGAGCCTCTCTTAGAGGCAAGGAACTTGCGTAAAGGAGAATTCTTATTTCGAGAGGGTGAGACTTGCGACTTTGTTGGCTTAGTCCTAAAAGGCTGCCTCAGAATGTTTTTTTTGAAAGATGGTAAAGAACTTACATTGTTTTTCCACCCTGAGAATCATACGGTTGGAGATTATCAGAATTTTCGACTACAACAGCCAGCCTATTTTTCCTGTCAAGCCATTGAAGATGCGGAGGTTCTAATTTTGAATAAACAGGTTATTCAAGTTTTGGAATCAGCACCAAATGGACAAAAATTATTAAGGCTGATTGTTGAATATCTGGCTTTTCGGTTATGA
- a CDS encoding aromatic ring-hydroxylating dioxygenase subunit alpha: MLKNFWYAICLSKELESKPIGITALGSDLVIYRNSNNEPIVMSNLCVHRGASLSSGWVKQDCIVCPYHGWEYKSDGSCIKIPSYKENVPIPNKARVLTYPTQEKYGLIWAFIGDISESERPPIPIFSEYDDPKYKKLWGDYSWDVNYTRAVENGIDIAHAPFVHAGSFGNPEESEVENYQVEKSDWGGDATVNLNPTPPRGLWSIFSRGKARPPIKTTTGYWMPNITRLQVRLPIGEFILYVCHLPIDNYHTRSIWLQLRSFFTNSVFDRDSYQRVIKIFEEDRQTVMELKPQILPYDLGTELHVRSDAIQIHFRKECNRYAHKVWTIESK; the protein is encoded by the coding sequence ATGTTGAAAAACTTTTGGTATGCCATCTGTTTATCCAAAGAATTAGAATCGAAACCGATTGGCATAACTGCCTTGGGCAGCGATCTAGTTATCTATCGCAATAGCAACAATGAGCCAATTGTGATGAGTAATTTATGCGTTCATCGTGGGGCATCATTAAGTAGTGGTTGGGTAAAGCAAGATTGTATCGTATGCCCCTATCACGGTTGGGAATATAAATCAGATGGTAGTTGTATCAAAATTCCGTCCTATAAAGAAAATGTGCCAATACCAAATAAAGCCAGAGTACTAACCTACCCAACTCAAGAGAAATATGGACTTATCTGGGCTTTCATCGGAGATATTTCTGAATCAGAGCGACCACCCATCCCTATATTCTCAGAGTATGATGACCCAAAGTACAAAAAACTATGGGGGGATTACAGTTGGGATGTGAATTATACTCGTGCTGTGGAAAATGGCATAGATATAGCTCATGCTCCGTTTGTTCATGCAGGTAGTTTTGGTAATCCAGAAGAGTCTGAAGTAGAAAACTATCAAGTGGAAAAATCAGATTGGGGTGGAGATGCAACCGTCAATTTGAATCCTACCCCCCCAAGAGGGCTTTGGAGTATATTTAGCAGAGGTAAAGCCCGACCACCAATTAAAACAACTACTGGTTATTGGATGCCGAATATTACCCGATTACAAGTACGCCTGCCCATCGGTGAATTTATTCTGTATGTCTGCCATTTACCAATTGATAATTACCATACTAGGAGTATTTGGCTTCAGCTTCGTAGCTTTTTTACTAACTCAGTTTTTGATCGGGATAGTTATCAACGTGTTATCAAAATTTTTGAGGAAGATAGGCAAACAGTTATGGAATTAAAGCCGCAAATACTACCCTACGATCTAGGAACCGAACTGCATGTCCGTAGTGATGCAATTCAAATTCATTTCCGCAAAGAGTGTAATAGGTATGCTCATAAGGTTTGGACTATTGAATCTAAGTAA
- a CDS encoding response regulator transcription factor, protein MTEKSIRIMLVDDHPIVRSGLVLMIDYTPNMEVVAEANNGLEAIELFRQHSPDVTLMDLRMPEISGVEAIAAIHQEFPESRIIVLTTYDGDEDIYRGLKAGARGYIFKNAPVDEIVSAIRKVHGGMKYIPPEVGEKLSERLNRPQLSNREVEVLQLIAKGMSNQEIASALYLSESTIKYHVNSILSKLAVSDRTQAALIAVKRGIINH, encoded by the coding sequence ATGACAGAAAAATCAATCCGAATTATGCTTGTTGACGATCATCCGATTGTAAGGAGTGGACTAGTACTAATGATTGACTACACGCCCAATATGGAAGTTGTCGCAGAAGCGAATAACGGTCTAGAAGCTATTGAATTGTTCCGTCAGCATTCTCCAGACGTGACTTTAATGGATTTACGAATGCCAGAAATAAGCGGGGTAGAAGCAATCGCTGCTATTCATCAAGAGTTTCCCGAATCACGTATAATCGTTCTAACCACCTATGATGGCGATGAAGATATTTACCGAGGATTAAAGGCTGGAGCTAGAGGATATATCTTTAAAAACGCTCCTGTCGATGAAATTGTGAGTGCGATCAGAAAAGTTCACGGCGGCATGAAATATATTCCCCCTGAAGTGGGAGAAAAGTTGTCAGAACGACTCAATCGCCCTCAGCTAAGCAATCGCGAAGTGGAGGTGTTGCAACTAATCGCTAAAGGAATGAGCAATCAGGAAATCGCTAGTGCGTTGTATTTATCGGAAAGCACGATTAAATATCATGTCAATAGTATTTTGAGTAAGTTGGCAGTCAGCGATCGTACTCAAGCTGCCTTGATCGCTGTTAAACGAGGCATTATCAATCATTGA
- a CDS encoding GAF domain-containing sensor histidine kinase, which produces MEQLPYAPEEIAKIRGWYVKNGTQKFLNVPVIIDDRSIGGLVIFFPAHRQFSESQIEFGLAIARLVGLAIVVSRQAEIEKQTAIAREQEKAAQVRVVQIARANATLKQTLDVLATEPKLELSLGHVLKVTSAQLNSSSSALWFYDPLADTFVIHTVYLDGNIVPATPENAPLLSGKWIRGQNLSADLLLKKHIRDRIPVIYQVDDYPEIPAPMRRHMQRLGIKTLLGIPLLLGSEIIGSFTIRFDQKRLLEPDELELTQALAHQATLAIQLLKRAEQAKQAALYVERNRLAGEIHDTLAQSFTSISIQTGVARWMLQQDPTAIESILNRINDIAQSGLSEARRSVWEIYPTAQEYSNLIDKLSQSVDRLTCDACIQVSVQIIGTPFEVSPIVGYNLLKLTQEAITNSLKHADANTLSIILTYSDRTVSLSIIDDGRGFQLEGESGGFGLLSMSERTDRLGGKFAINSSLGLGTEIRVEVPIKLKV; this is translated from the coding sequence GTGGAGCAATTACCATATGCCCCAGAAGAGATTGCTAAGATTAGGGGTTGGTACGTCAAAAATGGTACGCAAAAATTCTTGAACGTCCCCGTAATTATAGATGATCGCTCGATTGGGGGGCTAGTCATCTTTTTCCCTGCTCATCGTCAATTTTCTGAGTCTCAAATTGAATTTGGCTTGGCAATAGCACGGCTAGTGGGCTTAGCGATTGTTGTTTCTAGGCAAGCCGAAATAGAGAAACAAACAGCGATCGCCCGTGAGCAAGAGAAAGCCGCTCAAGTGCGTGTTGTTCAGATAGCTAGAGCCAATGCTACTCTGAAACAGACTTTAGATGTCTTGGCAACGGAACCCAAACTAGAACTTTCTTTAGGTCATGTACTAAAAGTTACCTCCGCTCAACTCAATTCTTCTTCTTCTGCACTTTGGTTTTACGACCCACTCGCTGATACTTTTGTCATCCATACTGTTTATTTAGATGGCAATATCGTCCCTGCGACGCCCGAAAATGCCCCACTCTTATCAGGGAAATGGATACGTGGACAAAATCTATCTGCCGATCTGTTGTTAAAGAAACACATTCGTGATCGCATTCCCGTGATATATCAGGTAGATGATTATCCCGAAATACCTGCCCCTATGCGGAGACACATGCAACGATTGGGCATAAAAACCCTACTAGGCATCCCTCTCTTGCTGGGGTCAGAAATAATTGGCAGCTTCACCATTCGCTTCGATCAAAAACGCCTGCTAGAACCAGATGAACTAGAGCTAACTCAAGCTTTGGCTCACCAAGCAACTTTGGCAATCCAACTTCTAAAAAGGGCTGAACAAGCAAAGCAAGCTGCACTCTATGTCGAACGAAACCGATTAGCTGGCGAGATTCACGATACCTTAGCACAGTCATTTACAAGTATTTCAATTCAAACTGGGGTAGCCAGGTGGATGCTGCAGCAAGATCCAACTGCGATCGAATCAATACTCAATCGTATTAACGACATAGCTCAATCAGGACTTAGTGAGGCAAGGCGATCAGTATGGGAAATCTATCCAACTGCCCAAGAATATTCAAACCTCATAGATAAGCTCTCTCAATCGGTCGATAGGCTCACCTGCGATGCCTGTATTCAAGTTTCTGTGCAAATCATAGGTACGCCCTTTGAGGTTTCCCCAATAGTCGGGTACAACCTCCTCAAGCTAACCCAAGAGGCAATTACCAATTCTCTAAAACATGCCGATGCTAATACTCTCTCCATTATCCTCACATACAGCGATCGCACGGTCTCCTTGAGTATCATTGATGACGGTCGGGGCTTCCAACTGGAAGGAGAAAGTGGCGGTTTCGGGCTTTTAAGCATGTCTGAGCGCACCGATCGTCTTGGAGGAAAATTCGCAATAAATAGTTCTCTGGGATTGGGCACAGAAATTAGAGTCGAAGTCCCCATAAAACTAAAAGTATGA
- a CDS encoding transposase, whose amino-acid sequence MNSQKKSKWTTLIIIDSQAVKNTCNASIESKGFCSYKATNGIKRHLAVDTLGFPFFTYLTRANVSDDQGLIEMLTINIDYFKSKPDDITLTTILLDSGYHIEKLIQELEKIYPEIMTKIRFEISPKVSKQQKAEKGLSGFVVVPTRWVIERSNAWVERCKILVKNFERTLVNATAKLNLCFIRLMLKRIATHEI is encoded by the coding sequence GTGAACAGTCAAAAAAAATCAAAATGGACAACTTTAATCATCATTGACTCACAAGCAGTGAAAAATACTTGTAATGCAAGTATAGAATCCAAGGGCTTCTGCTCCTACAAAGCAACTAACGGGATCAAAAGACATTTAGCCGTTGATACTCTGGGATTTCCTTTCTTTACCTATTTAACAAGAGCAAATGTATCAGATGACCAAGGACTGATTGAGATGTTAACGATTAACATTGATTACTTCAAATCGAAACCAGATGACATTACGCTAACTACGATATTGCTGGATAGTGGTTATCATATCGAGAAACTGATCCAAGAACTAGAGAAGATATATCCTGAGATTATGACTAAGATTAGGTTTGAAATTTCTCCTAAGGTATCAAAGCAACAGAAGGCAGAAAAAGGTCTGTCTGGGTTTGTAGTTGTGCCGACAAGGTGGGTAATTGAAAGGTCAAATGCTTGGGTTGAAAGATGCAAAATCTTAGTTAAGAACTTTGAGAGAACTCTCGTTAATGCTACAGCTAAACTCAATCTTTGCTTTATTCGTTTGATGCTAAAAAGAATTGCTACTCATGAGATATGA
- a CDS encoding glycine betaine ABC transporter substrate-binding protein — protein MVIILKRPLAELDFLDIWDYIADDIPDGVDDFLDQKLVVYDKVKQDYAQNFNLAVFPSLGFNNTFAITIRSSDAKRLHIKTISDVAKYTQQWQAGFGYEFLERADGFTGLAKTYGLKFTKPPKQMDLGLIYDALAKKQVDLIAGDSTNGLIPVLDLFVLKDDKNYFPPYQAVPIFNQKILQKHPEIGLAINQLVGLISNEEMQKMNYEVDKQSQPVEVVVDNWLKSKQLKS, from the coding sequence ATGGTAATTATTCTGAAGCGTCCGCTTGCTGAGTTGGATTTCCTAGACATTTGGGATTATATTGCGGATGATATTCCAGATGGAGTAGATGATTTTTTAGATCAAAAGTTAGTGGTATATGACAAAGTGAAACAAGATTATGCTCAAAACTTTAACTTAGCAGTCTTTCCATCTTTAGGGTTTAATAATACCTTTGCCATTACGATCCGCTCTAGCGATGCAAAACGTTTACATATCAAAACTATCTCTGATGTTGCTAAGTATACCCAGCAATGGCAAGCTGGTTTTGGGTATGAATTTCTTGAACGTGCGGATGGTTTTACTGGTTTAGCCAAAACCTATGGACTCAAGTTTACCAAGCCACCAAAGCAGATGGATTTGGGATTAATCTATGATGCCCTCGCTAAAAAGCAGGTGGATTTGATTGCGGGTGACTCAACTAATGGCTTAATTCCAGTTTTAGATCTATTTGTGCTTAAGGATGATAAAAACTACTTTCCACCTTATCAAGCTGTCCCAATTTTTAATCAAAAAATTCTCCAAAAACATCCAGAGATTGGATTAGCAATTAATCAGTTAGTAGGCTTAATTTCCAATGAAGAAATGCAAAAAATGAATTACGAAGTGGATAAGCAATCACAGCCTGTAGAAGTTGTTGTTGATAATTGGTTAAAATCTAAGCAATTAAAGTCTTAG
- a CDS encoding ATP-dependent Clp protease ATP-binding subunit, giving the protein MQPTDPNKFTEKAWEAIVKSQEVARRSQHQELEVEHLLTTILEQNGLATVILSAASLPTARVQKITEDFLAQQPRVKSPDQLYLGRSLEVWLDRADEARQSMEDEFISIEHLLLGLVDDDRLGKRLFKSIGGDRKKLEAAIKKVRGNQTVSDQNPEAKYASLQKYGRDLTESAKAGKLDPVIGRDDEIRRVIQVLSRRTKNNPVLIGEPGVGKTAIAEGLAQRIIRGDVPESLKGRTLISLDMGALIAGAKYRGEFEDRLKAVLKEVMTSDGQIVLFIDELHTVVGAGATQGSMDAGNLLKPMLARGELRCIGATTLDEYRKYIEKDAALERRFQQVYVDQPSVEDTISILRGLKERYEVHHGVKISDSALVAASTLSNRYISDRFLPDKAIDLVDEAAAKLKMEITSKPVELDEIDRRLLQLEMERLSLQNEGQFTSVERIEQQDGKVTYKTKSAQAIAERLDRINKEVTDLKEKQITLNAQWTSEKDKIEKVQELKEQIDQVRLQIAQAERDYDLTKAAALQYGTLSDLEKKLDDAELELDKSRADGSTLFREQVTEDDIAEIVARWTGIPVTSLLESERQKLLKLESHLHERVVGQEEAVTSVASAIRRARAGMQDPNRPIGSFLFLGPTGVGKTELARTLAQFMFDTDTAMIRIDMSEYMEKHSVSRLLGAPPGYVGYEEGGQLSEAVRRHPYSVILFDEIEKAHPDVFNILLQVLDDGRITDSQGRLIDCKNTVIIMTSNIGSEYILDIADNDAKYEEVRRRVTDALRQNFRPEFLNRIDETVIFQALSKSEIKAIALLQIKRIEQRLADQKLSLVLSPEARDYIAEIGYDPIYGARPLKRAIQREIENPIATKILEGTFTSGNTIAIAFEDEKLTFTAQ; this is encoded by the coding sequence ATGCAGCCAACCGATCCGAATAAATTTACTGAAAAAGCTTGGGAAGCAATTGTCAAATCCCAAGAAGTAGCAAGGCGTTCTCAGCACCAAGAGCTAGAAGTAGAGCATCTGTTGACAACAATATTGGAGCAGAATGGTCTAGCTACGGTGATCTTAAGTGCCGCTTCCTTACCCACTGCCCGTGTGCAGAAAATTACCGAAGACTTTTTAGCACAGCAACCTAGGGTCAAAAGCCCCGATCAACTTTACTTAGGTAGAAGTCTGGAAGTGTGGCTCGATCGCGCCGATGAAGCTCGACAGTCTATGGAGGATGAATTTATTTCCATTGAGCATTTGCTGTTAGGTTTAGTAGATGACGATCGCCTAGGGAAAAGATTATTTAAGAGCATTGGTGGCGATCGCAAAAAATTAGAGGCTGCTATTAAAAAAGTCAGAGGCAACCAAACCGTATCCGATCAAAACCCTGAAGCTAAGTATGCGTCTTTACAAAAATATGGGCGTGATCTCACTGAAAGTGCTAAAGCAGGAAAGCTTGATCCCGTAATTGGTCGTGATGATGAAATTAGAAGAGTGATTCAAGTTTTATCACGGCGGACAAAAAATAATCCCGTATTAATAGGTGAACCAGGCGTTGGTAAAACTGCGATCGCCGAAGGATTAGCGCAAAGAATTATCAGAGGCGATGTGCCAGAATCCCTAAAGGGTCGAACTTTAATTAGTTTAGATATGGGAGCATTAATTGCGGGGGCAAAGTACCGTGGTGAATTTGAAGATCGGCTCAAAGCTGTACTCAAGGAAGTAATGACCTCAGATGGACAGATCGTTTTATTCATAGATGAATTACATACTGTAGTTGGGGCGGGTGCCACCCAAGGCTCTATGGATGCGGGTAATTTACTCAAACCGATGCTGGCTAGGGGAGAATTGCGCTGTATTGGTGCCACGACTTTGGATGAGTATCGCAAGTACATCGAAAAAGATGCTGCCCTAGAACGCCGCTTCCAACAGGTTTATGTCGATCAACCCAGTGTGGAGGATACAATTTCAATTTTACGGGGACTCAAGGAACGTTATGAAGTTCATCATGGGGTGAAGATTTCCGATTCCGCCCTAGTTGCTGCCTCTACGTTGTCTAACCGATATATTAGCGATCGCTTCCTGCCTGATAAGGCGATCGATCTTGTAGATGAAGCTGCGGCTAAGCTCAAAATGGAAATTACTTCCAAACCTGTGGAACTTGATGAAATTGATCGCAGGTTACTGCAATTGGAAATGGAGCGACTGTCTTTGCAAAATGAAGGACAATTTACTTCCGTAGAACGGATCGAACAACAGGATGGCAAAGTTACCTATAAAACTAAAAGTGCTCAGGCGATCGCTGAAAGATTAGATCGGATTAATAAAGAGGTTACTGATTTAAAGGAAAAGCAAATTACCCTAAATGCCCAATGGACATCGGAAAAGGATAAAATTGAGAAGGTACAGGAACTCAAGGAGCAAATCGATCAAGTTAGGTTACAAATTGCCCAAGCAGAAAGGGATTATGACCTGACTAAGGCTGCTGCTCTTCAGTATGGCACCCTCTCGGATTTAGAGAAAAAACTAGATGATGCCGAATTAGAACTAGACAAATCTCGTGCTGATGGTTCTACCCTATTTAGGGAACAGGTAACCGAGGATGATATTGCCGAAATTGTGGCACGATGGACAGGAATCCCCGTTACCAGCTTATTGGAATCGGAACGCCAAAAACTCCTAAAACTGGAATCCCATCTCCACGAACGGGTCGTCGGACAGGAGGAAGCTGTAACCTCTGTGGCATCAGCTATTCGCCGAGCTAGAGCAGGAATGCAAGACCCCAATCGTCCCATCGGCTCCTTTCTGTTTTTAGGTCCCACAGGTGTGGGTAAAACTGAACTAGCCCGAACTCTGGCACAGTTTATGTTTGACACCGATACTGCCATGATTCGCATTGATATGTCTGAATATATGGAAAAGCATTCGGTTTCTAGACTGCTAGGCGCACCTCCCGGTTATGTCGGCTACGAAGAAGGAGGGCAACTTTCCGAAGCAGTCCGTCGCCATCCCTATTCAGTTATTCTCTTTGATGAAATTGAGAAAGCTCACCCTGATGTCTTTAATATTCTCCTACAAGTGCTTGATGACGGTCGTATCACCGATAGCCAAGGTCGTTTGATTGACTGTAAAAATACAGTGATCATTATGACTAGTAATATTGGCAGTGAATATATTTTAGATATTGCCGATAATGATGCTAAGTATGAAGAAGTACGCCGTCGGGTGACAGATGCCCTCAGACAAAACTTCCGACCTGAATTTCTCAATCGAATTGATGAAACCGTGATTTTCCAAGCTTTAAGTAAGTCGGAAATCAAGGCGATCGCTCTATTGCAGATTAAACGCATTGAACAACGCCTTGCTGATCAAAAACTGAGTTTGGTTCTATCGCCTGAAGCTAGGGATTATATTGCTGAGATTGGTTATGACCCCATCTATGGAGCCAGACCTCTGAAGCGGGCAATTCAAAGGGAAATTGAAAATCCAATCGCCACGAAAATCTTAGAAGGCACTTTCACCTCTGGAAATACCATTGCGATCGCCTTCGAAGATGAAAAGCTGACATTCACAGCGCAATAA
- a CDS encoding GAF domain-containing protein, with translation MAISDTAKLLEHIAKLEQENIALRTELGKFQERTKREKLTEFELVKANDALARSSARLAENRNLSSFLGYITQEVMSQLNANVAHLILFDEKRKVLSTAVLVENDGIIEETLIASEMPAEEAGFHKTLLEIQKPRFFDIETEKHLFGVESIAYLRESNCRQVLALPLIAGGKLFGHLAIAFSNNDLISKQKVELLQALGHQAALSIQLTNLAEEAKQGAIAHEQERAAETHFAELTQANQAIQRVLALMAKNTSLDLLLGNVLQAIAEQFDAPLVEWWESLDEKTVAKRLSYLNGQMFSGEELEGHHGVPSLTIVPDTLHMEPMTNR, from the coding sequence ATGGCGATCTCTGATACAGCTAAACTCCTAGAACATATTGCCAAATTAGAGCAAGAAAACATTGCCCTAAGAACTGAGTTGGGTAAATTTCAGGAGCGAACGAAGAGAGAAAAACTAACAGAATTTGAACTAGTGAAGGCTAATGATGCACTAGCCCGTAGTTCAGCGCGTCTAGCTGAGAATCGGAATCTATCATCATTTTTGGGCTATATTACACAGGAAGTAATGTCTCAACTAAATGCCAATGTAGCACATCTAATCCTTTTTGATGAAAAGAGAAAGGTACTAAGTACCGCCGTTCTCGTGGAAAATGATGGAATTATAGAAGAAACACTAATTGCCTCCGAAATGCCTGCGGAAGAAGCAGGGTTTCATAAAACTTTGTTGGAGATACAGAAACCACGTTTCTTTGATATAGAAACTGAAAAACATCTATTTGGGGTAGAATCTATTGCTTATCTACGAGAAAGTAACTGTAGGCAGGTACTCGCTTTGCCTCTGATTGCTGGAGGTAAGTTATTTGGTCACCTAGCAATAGCTTTTAGTAACAACGATCTGATTAGTAAACAAAAAGTTGAATTACTGCAAGCACTAGGGCATCAAGCCGCATTGTCAATTCAACTAACTAATTTAGCAGAAGAAGCAAAACAAGGGGCGATCGCCCATGAGCAAGAACGTGCTGCCGAGACTCATTTCGCCGAACTTACCCAAGCCAACCAAGCTATACAGAGAGTTTTGGCTTTGATGGCAAAAAATACAAGTTTAGATTTACTCCTAGGCAACGTCTTGCAAGCGATCGCCGAGCAATTTGATGCACCACTGGTGGAATGGTGGGAATCTCTGGATGAGAAAACTGTTGCCAAACGGCTCAGCTATCTCAATGGACAGATGTTTTCTGGAGAGGAGTTAGAAGGACATCACGGTGTTCCTTCATTAACGATTGTCCCCGATACCCTCCATATGGAACCGATGACAAATCGATAG
- a CDS encoding SRPBCC family protein: protein MMEINSKAPAISRHEIIINASSEIIWELLTDINHWCDWNPNISESRLEGVIKPSATFRWKSGGTLITSTLQQVDPQRRMSWTGRVVGTQAIHVWILEPHENAVLVRTEESFEGWLVSLSRGMMQRILDKSLVAWLEHLKRKAENAN, encoded by the coding sequence ATGATGGAAATTAATTCTAAGGCACCCGCAATCTCTCGACATGAAATTATTATTAATGCTTCCAGTGAAATAATCTGGGAACTTTTAACTGACATTAATCATTGGTGTGACTGGAACCCAAATATTTCAGAGTCAAGACTGGAAGGGGTAATTAAGCCTAGTGCGACCTTTCGTTGGAAGTCAGGCGGAACATTGATAACATCAACGTTGCAACAGGTTGACCCTCAACGTCGAATGAGTTGGACAGGCAGAGTAGTCGGGACTCAAGCTATCCATGTTTGGATACTTGAGCCACATGAAAATGCTGTACTGGTCAGAACTGAAGAATCATTTGAGGGATGGTTGGTCAGTCTCTCGCGAGGGATGATGCAGAGAATACTTGATAAATCGCTTGTGGCATGGCTGGAGCATTTGAAACGAAAGGCTGAAAATGCTAACTAA
- a CDS encoding transposase yields the protein MLNPYSSSLTDKEWEIIEPLLPKKKQTRPPTWTKRQILDGILYQLKNGCNWRDMPRDLPPFSTVYRYYKEWKDTGTFTAIMETLHSTAREQSKKIKMDNFNHH from the coding sequence ATGCTAAATCCATACTCAAGTAGCCTAACAGATAAAGAATGGGAAATTATAGAACCATTGCTCCCAAAGAAAAAGCAAACTAGACCGCCAACTTGGACAAAAAGACAAATTTTAGACGGCATACTCTACCAACTCAAAAACGGTTGTAATTGGCGAGATATGCCCCGAGACTTACCACCATTCTCTACAGTCTATCGATACTACAAGGAGTGGAAAGATACAGGTACATTTACTGCGATTATGGAAACCTTGCATTCAACAGCCCGTGAACAGTCAAAAAAAATCAAAATGGACAACTTTAATCATCATTGA
- a CDS encoding RtcB family protein — MPYEKLEIADPVLSWANHQLNPEEMRMAKNVASLPFVFKHVALMPDVHLGKGALVGSVIATKDAIIPAAVGVDIGCGMAAIKTSYTSEQLEGKLKKMRMDIESAIPVGFNENREVDKTVQNWDGWREFKHLHRGVQDLERKALRQMGSLGGGNHFLEVCVDTENQVWLMLHSGSRGVGNVMAQCHINTAKGLAKMAETNLPDPDLAYFIERSPEFQAYWHDLQWAQNYAQVNREVMMERFKKIIEKHLAGGKPSKPLISVNCHHNYAEKEVHFGEDVYVTRKGAVRAREEDYGIIPGSMGAKSFIVKGKGNAHSYCSCSHGAGRLMSRHKAKHNFTLDDLVAQTQGVECRKDEGILDEIPGAYKPIEQVMSNQADLVEVVATLKQVVCVKG; from the coding sequence ATGCCCTACGAAAAACTAGAAATTGCTGATCCTGTGCTGTCATGGGCAAATCATCAGCTTAATCCCGAAGAAATGCGAATGGCAAAGAATGTTGCATCTCTTCCATTTGTATTTAAGCACGTTGCTCTCATGCCCGATGTTCACCTTGGCAAAGGTGCCTTAGTGGGTTCTGTAATTGCCACAAAAGATGCAATTATTCCTGCTGCTGTGGGGGTAGATATTGGTTGTGGGATGGCTGCAATCAAGACTAGCTATACTTCTGAGCAGTTGGAAGGAAAACTCAAAAAGATGCGCATGGATATTGAGTCAGCTATTCCCGTCGGCTTTAATGAAAATAGGGAAGTTGATAAGACTGTACAGAATTGGGATGGATGGCGAGAATTTAAGCACCTGCATAGAGGAGTTCAGGATTTGGAGCGTAAAGCTCTACGCCAAATGGGTTCCCTTGGTGGGGGTAATCACTTCCTTGAGGTCTGTGTAGATACGGAAAATCAAGTATGGTTAATGCTGCATTCAGGTTCCCGTGGAGTTGGTAACGTGATGGCGCAATGTCATATCAATACTGCCAAGGGTTTAGCTAAAATGGCTGAAACTAATTTACCTGATCCTGATTTAGCGTATTTTATCGAGCGATCGCCTGAATTTCAAGCCTATTGGCACGATCTACAGTGGGCGCAAAACTATGCTCAAGTTAATCGGGAAGTGATGATGGAACGATTTAAGAAAATTATCGAAAAGCATTTAGCGGGAGGAAAACCCTCTAAGCCTTTAATTTCCGTAAATTGCCATCACAACTATGCCGAAAAGGAAGTGCATTTTGGTGAAGATGTCTATGTCACCCGTAAGGGTGCAGTACGAGCTAGGGAAGAAGACTATGGAATTATTCCCGGATCAATGGGAGCAAAATCCTTTATTGTCAAAGGGAAAGGTAATGCCCATAGCTATTGTTCCTGTTCCCACGGGGCAGGAAGGTTAATGTCTCGGCATAAAGCAAAGCATAACTTTACTCTTGACGATCTAGTGGCACAAACTCAAGGAGTGGAATGTCGCAAGGATGAGGGCATCCTAGATGAAATTCCTGGTGCCTACAAACCAATTGAACAGGTGATGAGTAATCAAGCTGACTTGGTAGAAGTAGTTGCTACTTTAAAACAGGTGGTTTGCGTTAAGGGTTAA